One Periophthalmus magnuspinnatus isolate fPerMag1 chromosome 8, fPerMag1.2.pri, whole genome shotgun sequence genomic window carries:
- the LOC117374413 gene encoding nucleoside diphosphate kinase A 2-like has product MERTFVAVKPDGVQRGLCGDIIHRFEKRGFKLVAAKFMKASEDFMKTHYLDLKDMPFYGGLCKYMSSGPVFAMVWEGENIVKLGRMMLGETNPADSKPGSIRGDLCINIGRNIIHGSDTLENAKREVELWFKPEEFVTYTSCFQPFLYE; this is encoded by the exons ATGGAGCGCACCTTCGTTGCTGTGAAACCCGACGGCGTTCAGAGAGGCCTGTGCGGCGATATCATCCACCGCTTTGAGAAGAGAGGATTCAAACTCGTCGCCGCCAAGTTTATGAAG GCTTCTGAGGACTTCATGAAGACTCACTACCTGGACCTGAAGGACATGCCCTTCTACGGAGGCCTGTGCAAGTACATGTCCTCTGGACCTGTGTTTGCCATG GTGTGGGAAGGTGAGAACATCGTGAAGCTCGGCAGGATGATGCTTGGAGAGACCAACCCCGCAGACTCCAAACCTGGCAGTATCCGCGGAGACCTGTGCATCAACATCGGCAG GAACATCATCCACGGTAGCGACACTCTGGAAAACGCCAAACGTGAGGTGGAGCTGTGGTTCAAGCCCGAGGAGTTCGTCACCTACACTTCCTGCTTCCAGCCCTTCCTCTACGAGTaa